CAATTACACGGTGCGAGGACCCAGGAAATGGGCCATGAAAGTACTTGCCTGGACCATTTCCCGCGTCGCCGGAACTAACCTGACCGATGTCACCTCCGGATTCCGCGCGGCAAATATGAAGGCCATACGTCAGTACGTGGATCACTATCCGGCCGAGTATCTGGGCGACACTATCGACTCGCTTGTCGTCGCGATACGCTCCGGGTGCACAGTCAGACAAGTCGGCGTGTCAATGCGCGAACGTCAGGGTGGCACTCCGAGCCATGACCCGATCAAGGCTGCAATTTATCTCGGACGCTCAGGAATGGCTTTGCTGTTCGCCCTGACGCGGAAAAAAACCGAGCCGTCCACCAATTAGGAATTCAACATGTCGCTCCTTATGGGTTCCATCGTCGTCGTGGCGATCCTTTTCTTTGTGTTTGAAATGCTCCGTCGGCAGAAGCTGCGCGAAAAGTACGCGGTGCTGTGGATCGTGATCGGCATCGGCACCCTCATTCTTTCGGCTTTCCCCTCAGTCCTTGAAAAGGCCAGCGGGCTCCTTGGCATCCAGGTGCCAGCGAACCTCCTGTTCATCATGACGCTGGTCCTCCTTGTGGGTGTCTGCCTGCATCTCTCGCGGGAGCAGTCGCAGGCCGAAGACGAGGTCCGGATTCTCTGTGAGGAAGTAGCGCTGCTCAAGGCTGATTTGGCCGCCCTGCGGGAGCGCCTCCAGGTCGACCCGACCGGGAACGATTCCGAACCCAACCGCTGACAACCATCCGGCCAGCATCGCTGTTGGCCCTGGAACGGGAAAAGGACGCCCGTGGGCGTCCTTTTCCCGTTCCAGCCTGGCTAGCTAACGACGTGCTTTGCAAGCCTGGGCAAAGAATCGAATTTGCCCTTACGGACAGACTTCAGAATGAGGGAAGCAGCGTTGAGGCGGGAGGTCGAATGGAAACTTGCCGCACGTGCCGCGCCCTTCCAACCGAGACTGCTGAACCGCTCTGACTGTTGCCGAAAAAAGCGCCTCTCTTCATCAAAGCGCCGTCCGTCCAGCGCCCGGACGGAGGAATCGGATGCAGAATGCCGGCGGTATAGGAATGCCAAAACGGGGTCTACTACCATGGAACCCTGCTCCACGGCGATGTCCAGCAGAAGAGC
The window above is part of the Pseudarthrobacter sp. NS4 genome. Proteins encoded here:
- a CDS encoding glycosyltransferase family 2 protein; the protein is MPAWNESESIGNTIREVYEFGPVCDVLVVDDGSRDNTAQVAREAGATVLELPFNMGVGGAMRTGFKYAKNYGYSQVIQVDADGQHDPRDIKAVLDGLQHADIAIGARFANKGNYTVRGPRKWAMKVLAWTISRVAGTNLTDVTSGFRAANMKAIRQYVDHYPAEYLGDTIDSLVVAIRSGCTVRQVGVSMRERQGGTPSHDPIKAAIYLGRSGMALLFALTRKKTEPSTN
- a CDS encoding DUF2304 domain-containing protein, which encodes MSLLMGSIVVVAILFFVFEMLRRQKLREKYAVLWIVIGIGTLILSAFPSVLEKASGLLGIQVPANLLFIMTLVLLVGVCLHLSREQSQAEDEVRILCEEVALLKADLAALRERLQVDPTGNDSEPNR